CATTTCCAACCATATCATGGACACCATAGGGGCTCTTCCCCATCTCAAAGCTCCCCACCGGGGCCAGCTCTCTCGGGTCCGATTCCCCGGTATTGGCTTTGGATGGATCAAATTCATTTCCCCAAGGATAACGACGCCCGTCCGTTCCCCGGGCGGCTTTTTCCCATTCCGCTTCAGTCGGCAAACGCTTACCAGCCCACTCACAAAACCGCTTTGCCTCATACCAACTGATATAGGTCACGGGGTAATGAGCATAAGGAAGCGGAAATTGTCCCTCCGGCCAACTCCCGGGAGGACGGGAGGCGGTGTTTTCCACAAACTGCTTATAGTGCAAATGGTTGACTTCATACTTGTCGATCCAAAAAGCGGCCACCATCACTCGGTGAAGGGGATGTTCATCCATATAGAGTGGTTTCACCGTCCCGAATTCCGAACCAATTCCTTCCTCATCTTCTTCACTGCTTCCCATTAAAAAAGGACCTGCGGGAATAAAAACCATTTCCCGTGTGGGGTCTCCTGAGGTTTTGGGATGAACCCGGGGGGAACTGGGTGATTGCACCTCTTCAGACTTTTTGGAACAAGAAAAAACAAGAGGGCCTAGTAAAGTCATACT
The window above is part of the Nitrospiria bacterium genome. Proteins encoded here:
- a CDS encoding formylglycine-generating enzyme family protein, whose translation is MRNRYFVFLISMTLLGPLVFSCSKKSEEVQSPSSPRVHPKTSGDPTREMVFIPAGPFLMGSSEEDEEGIGSEFGTVKPLYMDEHPLHRVMVAAFWIDKYEVNHLHYKQFVENTASRPPGSWPEGQFPLPYAHYPVTYISWYEAKRFCEWAGKRLPTEAEWEKAARGTDGRRYPWGNEFDPSKANTGESDPRELAPVGSFEMGKSPYGVHDMVGNVWEWVDDWYHPYPGNAYQSEAFGEKNKVLKGGSWGGTGHYALKIFYRIPYRLYAPPEDAYPDGGFRCAKNG